A genome region from Sphingobium sp. CR2-8 includes the following:
- a CDS encoding sensor histidine kinase translates to MTDLPEDGDRGVAPSIALYSILGFWFFYAVWASMRAFAMGMDAQLEIAARRMVVTVIGIIVTWIFYLALRRFDAKPLGIRLLASFTLAAPFAIAMGAANYFMFNIYYPIDAFIDVDQKKYLGDHNIWLIQMVEDSSNRYFFLSAWAGVYLALSYASEALRTQRRAARLELAAQQAELRSLRYQVNPHFLFNTLNSLSTLVMCNRPDEAEKMIMSLSNFYRTSLTGDPLDDVPLEEEVDLQKLYLDIEAVRFPDRLITVIDIPPALMNACVPGLILQPLVENAIKYGVSRTSSPVTITITAREDGDLLHIAVTDDGDNPPHDADGGSGIGLPNVRDRLAARFGDAGRIAYGPRDGHGFSVLLTLPIIRKGC, encoded by the coding sequence ATGACTGATCTTCCCGAAGACGGCGATCGCGGCGTGGCGCCGTCGATCGCGCTCTATTCCATTCTCGGTTTCTGGTTCTTCTACGCCGTCTGGGCATCGATGCGCGCCTTCGCCATGGGCATGGACGCCCAGTTGGAGATCGCCGCGCGCCGGATGGTCGTCACCGTCATCGGCATCATCGTCACCTGGATCTTCTACCTGGCGCTGCGCCGTTTCGACGCCAAGCCGCTCGGCATCCGCCTGCTTGCGTCCTTCACCCTGGCCGCCCCCTTCGCCATCGCTATGGGCGCCGCCAATTATTTCATGTTCAACATCTATTACCCGATCGACGCCTTCATCGACGTCGACCAGAAGAAATATCTCGGCGATCATAATATCTGGCTGATCCAGATGGTCGAAGACAGCAGCAACCGCTATTTCTTCCTGTCGGCCTGGGCCGGCGTCTATCTCGCTTTGTCCTACGCCAGCGAAGCGCTGCGCACCCAGCGCCGCGCCGCCCGGCTGGAACTGGCCGCCCAACAGGCCGAACTGCGATCGCTGCGCTATCAGGTGAACCCGCATTTCCTGTTCAACACGCTGAATTCGCTCTCCACCCTGGTCATGTGCAACCGCCCGGACGAAGCGGAAAAGATGATCATGTCGCTTTCCAACTTCTACCGCACCAGCCTGACCGGCGACCCGCTGGACGACGTGCCGCTGGAGGAAGAAGTGGATCTCCAGAAACTCTATCTGGATATCGAAGCGGTCCGCTTCCCCGACCGGCTGATTACGGTGATCGACATCCCGCCTGCCTTGATGAACGCCTGCGTCCCCGGCCTCATCCTCCAGCCACTGGTCGAAAACGCCATCAAATATGGTGTCTCGCGCACCTCCAGCCCGGTGACGATCACCATCACCGCGCGGGAGGATGGCGACCTGCTCCACATCGCCGTCACCGACGATGGCGACAATCCGCCCCACGACGCGGACGGCGGCAGCGGCATCGGCCTGCCCAATGTCCGCGATCGGCTGGCCGCGCGCTTCGGCGACGCCGGGCGGATCGCCTATGGCCCGCGCGACGGGCACGGCTTTTCCGTCCTCCTCACCCTACCCATCATCCGCAAGGGGTGCTGA
- a CDS encoding LytR/AlgR family response regulator transcription factor — translation MSIRTMIVDDEPLAVERLQMLCAREPRIALVGTATDGEAALRLIEGLKPDLVMLDIAMPLLDGIGVARAVGRMGIRPAVIFVTAFEGFAVEAFDLAAVDYMLKPVAHDRLTRAIDRVEVALRNQTPGDTTAVTSAPSPEWAEEFWVPHRSELIRIATDQIDRIEAERDYMRLHVGGHSYLLHQTISSLEERLDPQQFVRLHRSHIVRRDHIARLRHDGSGVWFAALADNGEIRIGRTFLANARAMTGR, via the coding sequence ATGTCCATTCGCACCATGATCGTCGATGACGAACCGCTCGCCGTCGAACGCCTCCAGATGCTGTGCGCGCGCGAACCGCGCATCGCGCTCGTCGGCACCGCCACCGATGGCGAAGCCGCGCTGCGCCTGATCGAGGGGCTGAAGCCCGACCTCGTCATGCTCGACATCGCCATGCCGCTGCTCGACGGCATCGGCGTCGCCCGCGCCGTGGGCCGCATGGGCATCCGCCCGGCGGTGATCTTCGTCACCGCATTCGAAGGCTTCGCGGTCGAGGCGTTCGACCTGGCCGCCGTCGACTATATGCTCAAGCCCGTCGCGCATGATCGCCTGACCCGCGCCATCGACCGGGTCGAAGTGGCGCTGCGCAACCAGACGCCCGGCGACACGACCGCCGTCACCAGCGCGCCAAGCCCCGAATGGGCGGAGGAATTCTGGGTGCCGCACCGGTCCGAACTGATCCGCATCGCCACCGACCAGATCGACCGGATAGAGGCGGAGCGCGACTATATGCGCCTGCATGTCGGCGGTCACAGCTATCTGCTGCACCAGACCATCAGCAGCCTGGAGGAACGGCTGGACCCGCAGCAATTCGTCCGCCTGCACCGCAGCCACATCGTCCGCCGCGACCATATCGCGCGCCTGCGCCACGACGGCAGCGGCGTCTGGTTCGCGGCGCTGGCCGACAATGGCGAAATCCGCATCGGCCGCACCTTCCTCGCCAATGCGCGGGCGATGACCGGGCGGTAG
- a CDS encoding NAD(P)/FAD-dependent oxidoreductase — protein MAHYDAIILGAGAAGMMCASVAGQRKRQVLLVDHAEAVGKKILISGGGRCNFTNIHSAADRYLSANPHFAKSALGRYSAQDFISLVEQYGIAWHEKTLGQLFCDGSAKQIVAMLAEECAKGDVTIMLGQSVTDIQRGDGMYRVTIGGVEHRAPALVLATGGPSIPKMGATGFAYDVARQFGLSIIQPRPALVPFTLGPEEQLFQSLSGVSADVVVRWNKTRFREAALFTHRGLSGPAMLQISSYWQHRTPIQVDFLPDRAADWLLAEKRERPRTSLRKVLAQALTERLADALLERLQVQGEMGNLSDKALRQTAARLGDWPFAPTGTEGYAKAEVTVGGIATAGLSSRTMEAAKVPGLYAIGEAVDVTGWLGGYNFQWAWASGVAAGQAV, from the coding sequence ATGGCTCATTACGACGCCATCATATTGGGGGCGGGCGCGGCGGGGATGATGTGTGCCAGCGTTGCCGGACAGCGAAAGCGACAGGTATTGCTGGTCGACCATGCCGAGGCTGTGGGTAAGAAGATCCTGATTTCCGGCGGTGGTCGCTGCAATTTCACCAACATCCATAGCGCCGCCGATCGCTACCTGTCGGCCAACCCCCATTTCGCCAAATCGGCGCTGGGGCGCTACAGCGCGCAGGATTTCATTTCGCTAGTGGAACAATATGGCATCGCCTGGCACGAAAAGACGCTGGGGCAGCTCTTCTGCGACGGGTCGGCCAAGCAGATCGTCGCGATGCTGGCGGAGGAATGCGCCAAGGGCGACGTGACGATCATGCTGGGCCAGAGCGTCACGGACATCCAGCGTGGCGACGGGATGTATCGCGTGACGATCGGCGGGGTCGAGCATCGCGCGCCGGCGCTGGTGCTCGCCACCGGGGGACCGTCGATCCCGAAAATGGGGGCGACGGGCTTTGCCTATGACGTCGCCCGGCAGTTCGGCCTCAGCATCATACAGCCGCGCCCGGCGCTGGTGCCCTTCACGCTGGGGCCGGAGGAACAACTGTTTCAGTCGTTGTCCGGCGTGTCGGCCGATGTCGTCGTGCGCTGGAACAAGACCCGCTTTCGCGAGGCCGCCTTGTTCACCCATCGCGGTCTGTCCGGCCCGGCGATGTTGCAGATCAGCAGCTATTGGCAGCATCGCACGCCGATCCAGGTCGATTTCCTGCCGGACCGGGCGGCCGACTGGCTGCTCGCGGAAAAGCGGGAACGGCCGCGCACCAGCCTGCGCAAGGTGCTGGCGCAGGCGCTGACCGAGCGGCTGGCCGACGCGCTGCTGGAGCGGCTCCAAGTGCAGGGGGAAATGGGCAATCTGTCGGACAAGGCCCTGCGGCAGACGGCTGCGCGACTGGGCGACTGGCCCTTCGCCCCCACGGGCACGGAGGGCTATGCCAAGGCGGAGGTGACGGTAGGCGGGATCGCGACCGCCGGCCTGTCGTCGCGGACGATGGAAGCGGCCAAGGTGCCGGGGCTCTATGCCATCGGCGAGGCGGTGGACGTGACCGGCTGGCTGGGCGGCTATAATTTTCAATGGGCCTGGGCCAGTGGCGTGGCGGCGGGGCAGGCTGTCTAA
- a CDS encoding iron-sulfur cluster assembly scaffold protein: MSAPLYNKDILRLAAGIPHHARLPDPQASVERRSPTCGSRVTADARMADGRLADMGLDVKACALGQASAALMAGHAIGLTAQELAEARDKLAAYLAGTSEDLDFWPGLAVLAPARGYPARHASIRLGFEAIAEAARMADA, translated from the coding sequence ATGAGCGCTCCCCTGTATAACAAGGACATCTTGCGGCTAGCCGCCGGCATCCCGCACCATGCCCGCCTGCCCGATCCCCAGGCCAGCGTCGAGAGGCGCTCCCCCACCTGCGGATCGCGGGTGACGGCCGATGCGCGGATGGCGGACGGTCGCCTGGCCGACATGGGCCTGGACGTGAAGGCCTGCGCCTTGGGCCAGGCCTCCGCCGCGCTGATGGCGGGCCATGCGATCGGCCTGACCGCGCAGGAACTGGCCGAAGCGCGCGACAAGCTGGCCGCCTATCTGGCGGGGACGAGCGAAGACCTGGATTTCTGGCCAGGCCTGGCCGTGCTGGCCCCGGCGCGCGGCTATCCCGCCCGCCACGCCTCGATCCGCCTCGGCTTCGAAGCGATCGCGGAAGCCGCGCGGATGGCGGACGCCTGA
- a CDS encoding cation:proton antiporter domain-containing protein: protein MSAAPASVPPVPISATDILLSDGVILLGAAVLFVLLFRRFGLGAVLGYLVAGALVGPQGLGLVGGGESKLAIAEIGIVLLLFLVGLELHPARLWRLKRDIFALGLAQVVLCGSMLTAIIFYFTGFTWGAAIALGLPLALSSTAQVLPGLKSSGRINSPFGEKVFSILLFQDLSIVPLITIVAALSRNPADAGGPPGWMMAGYTVAAIAGLVLAGRFILRPLLGLVGRLGEREMFVVVGLFTVLAAAALMHSLHLSTALGAFVAGVMLADSPYRHEIEADVEPFRSILLGLFFLAVGMVLDLRAVAANPLFVLSMAAILVATKAAIVTGLARLFGMAWKQALGAGLLLSQGGEFGFVLFAQAQNALLIAPEAASLFSAIVTFSMATTPFLMLFARRFEFARPKDLDDLPGPEDAPRGSAIVVGYGRFGQTVAQMLMGHGFGVTLIDKKPSQIEVSSRFDMKVYYGDGTRMDLLHRAGGAEARLIAFCIDDPSLDSRTLQPIAEAFPQAALMVRAFDRRQLMELQEMDLAGVVREVYKSAICMGVQAMQALGVPDEEVEEVERQYRENDAQRLALQTEHGTLLAAKDLMYRPGKGMRLLSRGDGEDA, encoded by the coding sequence ATGTCCGCCGCGCCCGCATCCGTCCCGCCCGTCCCGATCAGCGCCACCGACATATTGTTGAGCGACGGCGTCATCCTGCTCGGCGCCGCCGTCCTCTTCGTCCTGCTCTTCCGCCGCTTCGGCCTGGGCGCGGTGCTGGGCTATCTCGTCGCGGGCGCACTGGTCGGGCCGCAGGGCCTGGGCCTGGTCGGCGGCGGCGAATCGAAGCTCGCCATCGCGGAAATCGGTATCGTCCTGCTGCTGTTCCTCGTCGGCCTCGAACTCCACCCCGCCCGCCTCTGGCGATTGAAGCGCGATATCTTTGCGCTAGGCCTGGCGCAGGTCGTGCTGTGCGGCAGCATGCTGACCGCGATCATCTTCTACTTCACCGGCTTCACCTGGGGCGCGGCCATCGCGCTCGGCCTGCCGCTCGCCCTGTCCTCCACCGCACAGGTGCTGCCGGGCCTCAAATCCAGCGGCCGCATCAACTCGCCCTTCGGTGAGAAAGTCTTTTCGATCCTGCTGTTCCAGGATCTTTCGATCGTCCCGCTCATCACCATCGTCGCCGCGCTGTCGCGCAACCCGGCCGACGCGGGCGGACCGCCCGGATGGATGATGGCGGGCTACACTGTCGCCGCCATTGCGGGCCTCGTGCTGGCGGGCCGCTTCATTCTTCGCCCGCTCCTGGGGCTGGTCGGGCGACTGGGCGAGCGCGAGATGTTCGTCGTCGTCGGTCTCTTCACCGTTCTTGCCGCCGCCGCGCTGATGCACAGCCTGCACCTCTCGACCGCGCTGGGCGCCTTCGTCGCGGGCGTCATGCTCGCCGATTCGCCCTACCGGCACGAGATTGAGGCCGACGTCGAACCCTTCCGCTCGATCCTGCTCGGCCTCTTTTTCCTGGCCGTGGGCATGGTGCTGGACCTGCGCGCCGTCGCCGCCAACCCGCTATTCGTCCTGTCGATGGCCGCGATCCTGGTCGCGACCAAGGCGGCGATCGTCACCGGCCTCGCCCGCCTGTTCGGCATGGCGTGGAAACAGGCGCTGGGCGCGGGGTTGCTCCTGTCCCAAGGCGGCGAATTCGGCTTCGTCCTCTTCGCCCAGGCGCAGAACGCCCTGCTGATCGCGCCCGAAGCGGCCAGCCTGTTCAGCGCGATCGTCACCTTCTCCATGGCGACGACGCCCTTCCTGATGCTGTTCGCCCGCCGTTTCGAATTTGCCAGGCCCAAGGACCTTGACGACCTGCCCGGCCCGGAAGACGCGCCGCGCGGTTCCGCCATCGTCGTGGGTTATGGCCGCTTCGGCCAGACCGTGGCGCAGATGCTGATGGGCCACGGCTTTGGCGTCACCCTGATCGACAAGAAGCCCTCGCAGATCGAGGTGTCGAGCCGGTTCGACATGAAAGTCTATTATGGCGACGGCACCCGCATGGACCTGCTCCACCGCGCCGGTGGGGCGGAAGCGCGGCTGATCGCCTTCTGCATCGACGATCCCTCGCTCGATTCGCGTACGCTCCAGCCGATCGCGGAGGCTTTCCCGCAGGCCGCGCTGATGGTCCGCGCCTTCGACCGGCGGCAATTGATGGAATTGCAGGAGATGGACCTGGCAGGCGTCGTCCGCGAAGTCTATAAATCGGCGATCTGCATGGGCGTGCAGGCGATGCAGGCGCTGGGCGTCCCGGACGAAGAAGTCGAGGAAGTCGAGCGGCAATATCGCGAAAATGATGCCCAGCGGCTGGCGCTCCAGACCGAACATGGCACGCTGCTCGCGGCGAAGGACTTGATGTATCGCCCCGGCAAGGGCATGCGGCTGCTCAGCCGAGGGGATGGGGAAGACGCATGA
- a CDS encoding DUF423 domain-containing protein, with protein MIALSACLSAALAIGAGAFGAHGVTDPKAVEWLRTGGMYQLIHAVAAIAIMGVARGAAALMLTGAAIFALTLYAMALGGPKWLGAVTPIGGLLMIAGWLWAAWAFAQR; from the coding sequence ATGATCGCATTATCGGCCTGCCTGTCGGCCGCGCTCGCCATCGGTGCGGGCGCATTCGGCGCGCATGGCGTCACCGATCCCAAGGCGGTCGAATGGCTGCGCACCGGGGGCATGTACCAGCTGATCCATGCGGTCGCGGCGATCGCCATAATGGGCGTCGCGCGCGGTGCGGCGGCGCTGATGCTCACCGGCGCGGCGATCTTTGCCCTCACCCTCTACGCGATGGCGCTGGGCGGTCCCAAATGGCTGGGCGCGGTCACGCCGATCGGCGGCCTGTTGATGATCGCAGGGTGGCTGTGGGCGGCATGGGCCTTCGCGCAACGCTGA
- a CDS encoding Fur family transcriptional regulator gives MADHHHHQEPTGTKLADAARITLEAKNEQWTPMRAAIFDALAAEERPASAYDIADTVSKARGKRVAPNSVYRILDLFVTNNIAMRVESANAYIANAHPGCHHDCIFLVCRTCKQATHVDDDKVTNEVRAVAVQEGFHPERPVIEILGTCAKCAA, from the coding sequence ATGGCCGACCATCACCATCATCAGGAACCGACCGGCACGAAGCTGGCCGACGCCGCCCGCATCACGCTGGAAGCGAAGAACGAACAATGGACGCCGATGCGCGCCGCCATCTTCGACGCGCTGGCGGCGGAGGAGCGCCCGGCTTCAGCCTACGACATCGCCGATACGGTGTCGAAGGCGCGCGGCAAGCGGGTCGCGCCCAACAGCGTCTATCGCATCCTCGACCTGTTCGTGACGAACAACATCGCCATGCGGGTGGAAAGCGCCAACGCCTATATCGCCAACGCCCATCCGGGCTGTCATCACGACTGCATCTTCCTGGTCTGCCGCACCTGCAAGCAGGCGACCCATGTCGATGACGACAAGGTCACGAACGAAGTGCGGGCGGTCGCGGTGCAGGAAGGGTTCCATCCCGAACGGCCGGTGATCGAAATTCTGGGCACCTGCGCCAAATGCGCAGCCTGA
- the dxs gene encoding 1-deoxy-D-xylulose-5-phosphate synthase — MNDRPQTPLLDQVVWPSDLRALKPDQLDQLADELRQEVIAAVGVTGGHLGSGLGVVELTTAIHYVFDTPQDKLVWDVGHQCYPHKILTGRRDRIRTLRMGGGLSGFTKRAESEYDPFGAAHSSTSISAALGFAIANKMQDRPGKGIAVIGDGAMSAGMAYEAMNNARAAGNRLVVILNDNDMSIAPPVGGLSAYLARLVSSREFLGLRDIAKRLARKLPRPLHNAARKTDEFARGMAMGGTLFEELGFYYVGPVDGHNLDQLIPVLENVRDAAEGPCLVHVVTQKGKGYAPAEAAADKYHGVQKFDVITGAQAKAPPGPPSYTNVFAQALIAEAQRDPTVCAITAAMPSGTGLDKFQLAFPDRIFDVGIAEQHAVTFAAGLAAEGMRPFCAIYSTFLQRAYDQVVHDVAIQNLPVRFAIDRAGLVGADGSTHAGSFDVTYLATLPNMVVMAAADEAELVHMVHTCAVHDSGPIAVRYPRGNGTGVAMPEVPERLAIGKGRIVRDGRQVAILSLGTRLEEALKAAEALEAKGLSTTVADLRFAKPLDEAMIRKLLTTHEVAVTIEEGAIGGLGAHVLTLASDLGLIDNGLKLRTMRLPDIFQDQDKPEKQYADARLDADAIVDTVLTALRHNSVGAEVRA; from the coding sequence ATGAATGATCGTCCGCAAACCCCGCTTCTCGACCAGGTCGTCTGGCCGTCCGACCTGCGCGCGCTGAAGCCCGATCAACTGGACCAGCTGGCCGACGAACTGCGGCAGGAAGTGATCGCTGCGGTCGGCGTGACCGGCGGGCATCTGGGTTCGGGTCTGGGCGTCGTCGAACTGACCACTGCGATCCATTATGTGTTCGACACGCCGCAGGACAAGCTGGTCTGGGACGTCGGCCATCAATGCTATCCGCACAAGATATTGACCGGTCGCCGCGACCGCATCCGCACCCTGCGCATGGGCGGCGGCCTGTCCGGCTTCACCAAGCGCGCCGAATCCGAATATGACCCCTTCGGCGCGGCGCACAGTTCCACATCGATCAGCGCGGCCTTGGGCTTCGCCATCGCCAACAAGATGCAGGATCGTCCCGGCAAGGGCATCGCCGTGATCGGTGACGGCGCGATGTCGGCGGGCATGGCCTATGAGGCGATGAACAATGCGCGCGCCGCGGGCAATCGCCTGGTCGTGATCCTGAACGACAACGACATGTCGATCGCCCCGCCGGTCGGTGGCCTGTCCGCCTATCTTGCACGGCTGGTGTCGAGCCGCGAGTTCCTCGGCCTGCGCGACATTGCCAAGCGCCTCGCCCGCAAGCTTCCCCGACCGCTCCACAATGCGGCGCGCAAGACGGACGAGTTCGCGCGCGGCATGGCGATGGGCGGCACCCTGTTCGAGGAACTGGGCTTCTATTATGTCGGCCCGGTCGACGGCCATAATCTGGACCAGCTGATCCCGGTCCTGGAAAATGTACGCGACGCGGCCGAAGGGCCGTGCCTGGTCCATGTCGTCACGCAAAAGGGCAAGGGCTATGCCCCTGCCGAAGCGGCCGCCGACAAATATCATGGCGTCCAGAAGTTCGACGTCATCACCGGCGCGCAGGCGAAGGCCCCACCCGGACCGCCCAGCTATACCAATGTCTTCGCGCAGGCCCTGATCGCCGAAGCGCAGCGCGATCCCACCGTCTGCGCCATCACCGCCGCCATGCCGTCGGGCACGGGCCTGGACAAGTTCCAGCTGGCCTTTCCCGACCGCATCTTCGACGTCGGCATCGCCGAACAACATGCCGTCACCTTCGCGGCCGGCCTGGCGGCGGAAGGCATGCGCCCCTTCTGCGCCATCTACTCGACCTTCCTGCAACGCGCCTACGATCAGGTCGTGCATGACGTGGCGATCCAGAACCTGCCCGTCCGCTTCGCGATCGACCGCGCGGGCTTGGTCGGCGCGGACGGTTCGACCCATGCGGGCAGCTTCGACGTCACCTATCTCGCCACCCTGCCCAATATGGTGGTGATGGCGGCGGCGGACGAGGCGGAACTGGTCCACATGGTCCATACCTGCGCCGTCCACGACAGCGGCCCGATCGCGGTGCGCTATCCGCGCGGCAACGGCACCGGCGTCGCCATGCCCGAAGTCCCCGAACGGCTCGCCATCGGCAAGGGCCGCATCGTGCGCGACGGGCGGCAGGTCGCCATCCTATCGCTGGGCACCCGTCTGGAGGAAGCGCTCAAGGCCGCCGAAGCGCTGGAGGCCAAGGGCCTGTCCACCACCGTCGCCGACCTGCGTTTCGCCAAGCCGCTGGACGAAGCGATGATCCGCAAGCTGCTGACCACCCACGAAGTCGCCGTGACGATCGAGGAAGGCGCGATCGGCGGCCTGGGCGCGCATGTGCTCACGCTCGCCAGCGACCTTGGCCTGATCGACAATGGCCTCAAGCTGCGGACCATGCGCCTGCCCGATATCTTCCAGGATCAGGACAAGCCCGAAAAACAATATGCCGACGCCCGGCTGGACGCCGACGCGATCGTCGATACCGTGCTGACCGCCCTGCGCCACAACAGCGTCGGGGCGGAAGTTCGCGCCTGA
- a CDS encoding DUF4403 family protein yields MAAHYRASSHRFARGRTPALVALILCVGCQQKPAAVAPPRASDPVPAPQEKSLIAVPVEADSAALREAVEQAVPRILWTINRREPRCVAPQKVKIFGGELKVTPPIGCTIVGTVTRGAVSLRGEGRDIIADLPIHASISARDVGGVLKGETATGSAMVKARITIDLARDWTPKGTVQLHYDWTTPPGIDFLGQRIRFTDEADEKLRPIVARLERDLPRELAKMNLRSEAEKLWRQAFTTLDLNKQNPPVWMRVSPQKIFYNGYVMRGQSIRLDLGMEAITETFVGDRPADPRPTALPPLDRSPVRNQLSFFLPVTADYRELQPVVQRALSKRATRPFDLPGIGAVSVRFSNVACYGATGGRIAVGVDIAARPANSQEEIHGRIWLAARPVNAANSPRVGFVDPVITGDTDGVSGDMLLAIGQSPGFSNLIASALGQNFAKDIEELKGKIGRAIADRREGDFVIKAHADRFDIGTIHAYGQGLHLPVRATGKAQISYRPL; encoded by the coding sequence TTGGCGGCGCATTATCGGGCATCATCGCATCGGTTCGCACGCGGTCGTACGCCTGCCCTTGTCGCCCTGATCCTCTGCGTGGGTTGCCAGCAGAAACCCGCTGCCGTCGCCCCGCCCCGCGCATCCGACCCCGTGCCCGCGCCACAGGAAAAATCGCTGATCGCCGTGCCGGTCGAGGCGGACTCCGCCGCTTTGCGCGAAGCGGTCGAACAGGCGGTGCCGCGCATCCTGTGGACGATCAACCGCCGCGAGCCGCGCTGCGTCGCGCCGCAGAAGGTCAAGATATTCGGCGGCGAGCTGAAGGTCACGCCGCCCATCGGCTGCACCATCGTCGGCACCGTCACCCGCGGCGCGGTCAGCCTGCGCGGTGAAGGGCGGGACATCATCGCCGACCTGCCCATCCATGCCAGCATCAGCGCGCGGGACGTGGGCGGCGTGCTGAAAGGCGAAACCGCGACAGGATCGGCGATGGTCAAGGCCCGCATCACCATCGATCTGGCGCGCGACTGGACGCCCAAGGGTACGGTGCAACTCCATTATGACTGGACCACGCCGCCCGGCATCGATTTTCTGGGCCAGCGCATCCGCTTCACCGACGAAGCCGACGAAAAACTGCGCCCCATCGTCGCCAGACTGGAGCGGGATCTGCCGCGCGAACTGGCGAAGATGAACCTGCGGAGCGAAGCGGAGAAACTCTGGCGTCAGGCCTTTACGACGCTCGATCTCAACAAACAGAACCCGCCGGTCTGGATGCGCGTCAGCCCGCAAAAAATCTTCTACAATGGCTATGTGATGCGCGGCCAGTCCATCCGGCTCGATCTGGGGATGGAGGCCATAACGGAGACCTTCGTCGGCGATCGCCCGGCCGATCCGCGTCCGACCGCGCTGCCCCCGCTCGACCGTTCACCGGTGCGCAACCAACTGTCCTTCTTCCTGCCGGTGACGGCGGACTATCGCGAACTGCAACCCGTCGTCCAGCGCGCGCTGTCGAAGCGCGCCACGCGCCCCTTCGACTTGCCCGGCATCGGTGCGGTGTCGGTGCGCTTTTCCAATGTCGCCTGCTATGGCGCGACCGGCGGACGCATCGCGGTGGGCGTGGACATCGCTGCCCGGCCCGCCAATTCGCAGGAGGAAATCCATGGCCGCATCTGGCTGGCCGCGCGCCCGGTCAACGCCGCCAACTCGCCCCGCGTCGGTTTCGTCGATCCGGTCATCACCGGCGATACCGACGGGGTCAGTGGCGACATGCTGCTGGCGATCGGACAAAGCCCCGGCTTTTCCAACCTGATCGCCAGCGCGCTGGGTCAGAATTTCGCCAAGGACATAGAAGAGCTGAAAGGCAAGATCGGCCGCGCCATCGCCGATCGGCGGGAGGGCGACTTCGTCATAAAGGCGCATGCCGACCGCTTCGATATCGGCACCATCCATGCCTATGGCCAGGGTCTGCACCTGCCCGTCCGTGCGACGGGCAAGGCGCAGATCAGTTACCGGCCGCTCTGA
- a CDS encoding DUF3035 domain-containing protein, translating into MRKLILAAGLVTTLSACGGGGGLMNRQRPDEFAVSRQAPLVIPPDFALVPPAPGSPAAASVNSSKAAMEAMFGGPAPRSASESATLSATGRANAAAGIRSSVGDPGTEVVDKGATTRDIIAAPEGDGQDARAATSAPAPAPAPAPQQ; encoded by the coding sequence ATGCGTAAACTGATCCTCGCCGCCGGCCTTGTGACCACCCTGTCCGCCTGCGGCGGCGGCGGCGGCCTGATGAACCGCCAGCGTCCCGACGAATTCGCCGTGTCGCGGCAGGCCCCCCTGGTGATCCCGCCCGACTTCGCGCTGGTGCCGCCCGCGCCCGGCTCGCCCGCTGCGGCCTCGGTCAATTCGAGCAAGGCTGCGATGGAGGCGATGTTCGGCGGCCCAGCGCCCCGCAGCGCCAGCGAAAGCGCCACGCTGAGCGCGACCGGGCGCGCCAATGCTGCGGCCGGCATCCGCTCGTCGGTCGGTGATCCGGGCACCGAAGTCGTGGACAAGGGCGCGACCACCCGCGACATCATCGCCGCGCCCGAAGGTGACGGGCAGGACGCGCGCGCCGCTACCTCGGCCCCCGCTCCGGCGCCTGCGCCTGCGCCGCAACAATAA
- the lspA gene encoding signal peptidase II, with product MSAVNHRPLGLTVAIVTLALDQLIKYTVTYPLALKSRLEGIDIVPFFRLRWLENRGVSMGFFHADTDVARWVLVGMTMLIAGFVGVWMWREKARQDVTALGLVLGGAIGNIVDRMRLGYVVDYADLHFGEWRPFLIFNLADAAITIGVLILLARALLLRDKGANSETVK from the coding sequence ATGAGCGCCGTCAATCATCGCCCGCTGGGCCTGACCGTCGCGATCGTAACGCTCGCGCTGGACCAGCTGATCAAATATACGGTCACCTATCCGCTCGCGCTCAAGAGCCGGTTGGAAGGGATCGATATCGTGCCCTTCTTTCGCCTGCGCTGGCTGGAAAATCGTGGCGTTTCCATGGGCTTTTTCCACGCTGATACTGATGTCGCCCGCTGGGTGCTGGTCGGCATGACGATGCTGATCGCCGGTTTCGTGGGTGTGTGGATGTGGCGCGAAAAGGCGCGGCAGGATGTGACCGCGCTGGGCCTGGTGCTGGGCGGCGCGATCGGCAATATCGTGGATCGCATGCGGCTGGGCTATGTCGTCGATTATGCCGACCTGCATTTCGGCGAATGGCGGCCTTTCCTGATTTTCAATCTGGCGGATGCCGCCATTACCATCGGCGTGCTGATCCTGCTTGCGCGGGCGTTGCTGCTGCGCGACAAGGGCGCAAATTCGGAGACTGTGAAGTAA